One window of the Cryptomeria japonica chromosome 7, Sugi_1.0, whole genome shotgun sequence genome contains the following:
- the LOC131036449 gene encoding F-box/kelch-repeat protein At1g26930-like, translating to MDFLQELPEQIFRDILLRISYESQSKIKQLLKPAKEMMECFKFYQDRIKFGLANKYICFLQRCEVSIYDPIDHSCKPFRTEHEISHSSKIINVNHKIVVLDGHFSLSPKIWIYDLLSSTWKRGADIPTPSDRNKYAWCASPDGSIYIAGGYDTIAGRKLRDAAVYKVDEDKWELLPQMYENVGRYCRGFFIEGMFYVLYRYRTQRFDPNTRVWTTIANMSLPYSYYYDLLYAFGRLIAFTTKGIEEYDWEGSVWREVEPLPQGFTVLHATVWYDQIFLRGYSNFMRPIFYMYKPGAALTERWISIEEPNIFLENYVESIVTIEI from the coding sequence ATGGATTTTTTACAGGAACTCCCCGAACAGATATTTCGAGACATTCTACTAAGAATATCGTATGAATCTCAGTCAAAGATTAAGCAGTTGTTGAAGCCTGCCAAAGAAATGATGGAATGCTTCAAATTTTATCAAGATAGAATTAAGTTTGGGCTGGccaataaatatatatgttttcttCAGCGTTGTGAGGTATCTATATACGATCCTATTGATCATTCATGTAAACCTTTTCGAACTGAACATGAAATCTCACACTCTTCTAAGATTATAAATGTGAATCATAAGATAGTTGTGCTAGACGGGCACTTTTCTTTAAGTCCAAAGATTTGGATATATGATTTATTATCTAGTACATGGAAGCGAGGTGCTGATATTCCAACCCCGAGTGATAGAAATAAGTATGCATGGTGTGCTTCACCTGATGGATCAATTTACATTGCAGGAGGATATGACACTATTGCTGGCCGTAAGCTCCGTGACGCAGCAGTTTATAAAGTAGATGAAGACAAGTGGGAGCTTCTTCCTCAGATGTACGAAAATGTTGGTCGGTACTGTAGAGGTTTTTTTATTGAAGGAATGTTTTATGTCCTATATCGTTATAGAACTCAAAGATTTGATCCCAACACAAGAGTATGGACAACAATAGCAAATATGTCTTTGCCTTATTCCTATTACTACGATCTTCTATATGCATTTGGACGACTAATTGCATTTACGaccaaaggaatagaagaatatgATTGGGAAGGAAGTGTATGGAGAGAAGTGGAACCGCTCCCTCAAGGCTTTACAGTTCTCCATGCCACAGTGTGGTATGATCAAATTTTCTTGCGGGGATATAGCAATTTTATGCGTCCCATCTTTTATATGTATAAACCTGGAGCAGCATTAACTGAGAGGTGGATTTCTATCGAAGAGCCAAACATTTTTCTGGAAAACTATGTCGAATCTATTGTCACAATAGAAATTTAA